The genomic region ACGCTGACGCTGGAGGCGGCCGCGCTCGTCGCCCGCGGCCTGCTGCGGCTCGGCGAGGTGGACGGAGCGGCCGAGAAGGGTGGAGGCGCGCCGTGACGCTCGACGCGCTGCTGATCGCGCTGCTCATCGTCTCGCTCGTCGGCTTCCTGCTGACGGGCTATCCGGTGGCCTTCGTGCTCGCCGGCACCGCGCTGCTGTTCGCCGCCATCGGCGCACTGGCGGGCGTGGTGGAGACCGGCTTCATCGCCCTGCTGCCCGAGCGGATCTACGGCATCATCCAGAACGAGCTGCTGCTCGCCGTGCCGCTGTTCATCGTCATGGGGGTGGCGCTCGAGCGCTCGCGGGTGGCGGAAGACCTGCTTGATGCCATGGGCCGGCTGTTCGGGCCCGTGCGCGGCGGGCTGGGCTTCGCCGTGACCATCGTCGGCGCGCTGCTCGCCGCCTCCACCGGCATCGTCGGGGCGACCGTGGTGACCATGGGGCTGCTCTCGCTGCCCACGATGCTCAGGCGCGGCTACGACCCCGCGCTCGCCTGCGGCACCATCTCGGCCGCAGGCACGCTCGGCCAGATCATCCCGCCGTCCATCGTCCTCATCCTGCTCGCCGACGTGCTCTCCTCCGCCTATCAGCAGGCCCAGCGGGCGCTCGGCATCCAGGCAACCAGGGCGGTCTCGGTGGGCGAGCTGTTCGCCGGCGCGCTGCTGCCCGGGATCGCGCTGGTCCTGCTCTATCTCCTCTACCAGGCCCTCGTCGCCTGGCTCAGGCCCCGGGCGAGCCCCGCCATCCCCCGCGCCGGCGGGGGCGGGGACGGCGACGGGCGGCTGTGGCTGCGGCTGCTGCGGGTGCTCATCGCCCCCGTCGTGCTGATCGTCACCGTGCTGGGCTCGATTCTCGCCGGCATCGCGACCCCGACGGAGGCGGCCGCCGTGGGGGCCGCGGGCGCGGTGATGCTGGGGGCGATGCGGCTCCGGCCCGGCACGCGGGGCGTCGTGCTGGCGGGCGCCGCCGCGGCCGCACTGCTGGCGGCGATTGCCGGTCTCCACGGGCCCGTCGCGCCCGCAAGCGGAGCCGGCATGCTCGCCGCCGTCGCGGTGGCGGTGCTCGCCGTCGCCGTCGTCGCGAGTCTCGGGGCGCTGGCCCGGGCAGGCGTTCTGGGCGAGATCCTGCTGGGTTCGGTGCGGATCTCGACGATGATCTACGCCATCCTCATCGGCGCGGCGATGTTCTCCCTCGTCTTCCGCGCGCTCGGCGGCGACATCATCGTCGAAGAGGCGCTCGCCGCCCTGCCCGGCGGGGCCGCGGGCGCGCTGGTGACGGTGATGGTGGTCATGTTCCTGCTCGGCTTCTTTCTCGACTTCATCGAGATCACCTTCGTCGTGGTCCCGATCGTCGCCCCCATCCTGTTCAAGATGGGGGTCGATCCGGTCTGGCTCGGGGTGCTGATGGCGATGAACCTGCAGACGAGCTTTCTTACCCCGCCCTTCGGCTTTGCGCTCTTCTATCTGCGCGGGGTTGCGCCGGCCGAGGTGCCGACGGCGGCGATCTACCGCGGCGCGGTGCCCTATGTGGTGATCCAGCTTCTCGCGCTGGCCCTGCTCGCGGCCTTCCCCGGGCTCGCCACCTGGCTGCCGCGCGTGATGGGCGGAGGGTGAACCGTGCCCGCGCTGCATCTGTTCACAGATTTCGGCCGGGAGGGGCCCTATGTGGGGCTGATGAAGGCGGCGGCGCGGCGCGCCGGGCTCGAAGACGGGGCGATCGTCGATCTCATGCATGACGCCCCGCGCTTCCGCCCGCGCGAGGCGGGGCTGCTGCTGGCCGCGCTCGTGCCGTGGCTGGAGGCGGATGCGGCGGTCGCGGCCGTCGTGGATCCCGGTGTCGGCACCGCGCGCCGGGCGCTCATCGCGCGCGTCGGCGGCCGGATCCTCACCGGCCCGGACAACGGCCTCCTCGTGCCGACGCTCGAAGCCGCCCGGGATGCGGGCGAGCCGGTGCGCGTGGCGGAGATCCTCTGGCGGCCGGAGAAGCTGTCGGCCAGCTTTCACGGCCGCGACCTGTTCGTGCCGGCCGCCGTGCGCGCGCTCACCGGCCGGCCGCTGGAGACCCGGCCGCTCGCGCCCGACGCCCTCGCCGGCTGGCAGGATCCGCCCGATCCCGCGCGCATCATCTACATCGACGGCTTCGGCAACGCGATGACGGGGCTGCGGGCGGCGGCGCTGGGAGAGGCGGCGCTCGTCGTCGCAGGCCGCCGGCTGCGCCGCGCCCGCACCTTCGGGGCGGTCCGCGAGGGCGAGGCCTTCTGGTACGAGAATTCGCTGGGGCTTGCCGAGATCGCCGCCAACCGGGGCGCGGCGGCCGCGCTCCTCGATCTGTCGATCGGCACGCCCGTCGCGATCGCATGAGCGCCCGCGCGCGGGCAGCCGTGGACGCGATCGTCCTCCATCCTCTCTCTCCTTTTCCGCCCCAGCGCCGCGGCACGCCGGTCGGGCGCATTTGATCCATGTCAAGGCAGGATGCGGTGCGAGGCGGCAGGAGGACCGCGCGCGCCCTCGCGGGGCGCCATCCCGTCGACCGGCAGACAGATCACAGGGAGTTACCGATGACCCAAGGCAAGTGGTGGAAGACGGCATTGCTGGGAGCAGTGGCGGGTGTCGCCCTGCTTGCGGGCCAGAACACGGCGGCCCGGGCGGAGGCCGGCGACGTGCTGGTGCGCGTGCGCGGCCTCTACGTGCTGGCGCCGAACGACAAGAGCACGGCGCTTGCGCCATCGGTGGTGCGGCTGAAGGACGATATCGTGCCCGAGATCGACTTTTCGGTGTTTCTGACCGACAACGTCGCCCTCGAGCTCATCGCGGCGACGACGCGGCACCGTGTCGGTCTGCGCACGCCCGGCGAGCCGGACGCCGCGCTGGCGAAGGTCTCGCTGCTGCCGCCGACGCTCACCCTGCAGTACCATCTGCCGCTTGAGGGCGGCTTCAAGCCCTATGCGGGCGCCGGCGTCAACTACACGATCTTCTACGATTCGAAGCTGCTGCCCGGCGCGCCGCTCACCGAGATCCACTACAAGGACCGCTTCGGCTGGGCGCTGCAGGCGGGCTTCGACTACGCACTCGGCGATTCCCCCTGGTTCGTGAACGCCGACTTAAAGCGCATCTTCCTCAAGACGAAGGTGAAGACCACGGGCGGCGCGCCGGTCAGCCCCGTCAACATCGACCCGTGGATTTTCGGTCTCGGCATCGGCTACCGCTTCTAGACTTCGGGACGGCGACCGGAAAGCGAAAGGGGGCGGGAGATGCGTTCTCCCGCCCCCGGGTTTTCCCTGCGGCCGGGTCTCAGCCGAACAGCCGCTTGGCGAGCTCGGCCACATGGCGGCCTTGCGCACGGGCGATGGCCCGTTCGCGCGCACTGGGCTGCCGGCTGCCGTCGGGTCCGGCCAGCGTGCCGGCGCCGTAGGGCGAGCCGCCGCGCGGCTCGTCGATCTTGAGCAGCTCCGGCGCCTTCGCATAGGGCAGCGGGACGATGATCATCCCGTGATGGGCGAGCGTCGTCCAGCTGGTGACGATCGTCGTCTCGTTGCCGCCGCCGGTGGCCGTCGAGGTGAAGACGGAACCGAGCTTGCCGGCAAGCTTGCCCTCCATCCACAGCGGTCCGGTCTGGTCCCAGAACTGGCGCATCTGGGCGGCCATGTTGCCGAAGCGCGTCGGCGTGCCGATGATGATCGCGTCATAGTCCGCGAGCTCCTCGGGGCTGGCGACCGGCGCCTCCTGGTCGAGCTTGGCGCCCGCCTTCTCGGCCACCTCCCGCGGCATGATCTCCGGCACGCGCTTGACCGCGACCTCCGTGCCCTCCACCTCGGCCGCGCCCGCCGCCACTTCGCGCGCGAGCGCTTCCACATGGCCGTACATGCTGTAGTAGAGCACCAGAACCTTCGCCATCTCGCGTCTCCCTTCGCCTGCGTTCGCGTGCACCGCCGCCGGCGTCCACGACCGCGCGACCGCCCGGCGCAGCGGCTTCGCGGCGGTCATAGCGGCAAACGGTTACCCTTGACAACCAGGCACCGATTGGTAACCAATTGCCTGCAGGCTGCGTGACGCGCCTTGCGGCTGACGACCGGCGGGAGTCCGGGGAACATGGCGGCGGACGACCCCTCCCGGGGCCCGGAGATCTCTCATCGTGATGCCGACGGCCGACCCGCCTGCCCGATGGAGGGTCTGCTCAGGCTGCTCTCGGGCCCGTGGACGACCTATCTTCTCTACGTCCTCCAGCGCGACGGGCCGCAGCGGTTTCTGGCGTTGAAGCGCGCAATTCCCGGCATCTCCGCGCGGCTTCTGACCGACCGCCTGCGCCGGCTGGAGGAAGCCGGGCTCGTCTGGCGGCGGGTCGAGCCCACGCGCCCGCCGCGGGTGACCTACGGGCTGACGGACAAGGGCCTCGAGCTGCGCAGCGCGCTGGTGGCTCTCGAGGAGGTCGCGGCCCGCTGGCAGGCGCGGGAGGCCGGCGGCAGGGATCAGTAGGCCGCCCAGAGGAAGTAGAGTCCGTCCGGCGGGGCGTTGAGGCCGAGCGCCCGGCGGTCGCGGGCCTCGAGCGCGGCCTTGACGTCCTCCGGCCGCCACTTGCCCATGCCGACGAGGGCGAGACAGCCGACCATCGAGCGGACCTGGTGGTGCAGGAAGGAGCGGGCGACCGCCGTGACATGCACCTCGTCTCCCGCGCGCTCGACATGCAGCAGATCGAGGGTTTTCACCGGCGAGGCCGCCTGGCAGGCGACATGCCGGAAGGTGGTGAAGTCGTGCCGGCCGACGAGGTGGCGGGCGGCTTCGGCCATGGCCGCCGCATCGAGCGGGCGCGGCGCCCGCCATACCAGCCCCTTCTCGAAGGTCAGCGGCGCGCGGCGGTCGCGGATGCGGTAGAGATAGGCGCGCCGGCGGCAGGAAAAGCGCGCATGAAAATCCTCGTCCACCGGCTCGACGCTGAGCACCGCCACGGGCCAGGGCTTGACGTGGTGATTGAGCGCCCCCTGGATCTGGTGCGGCTTCAGGGGCCGCGCGATGTCCACATGCGCGACCTGGCCCAGCGCATGGACACCGGCGTCGGTGCGCCCGGCCGCAAAGACGGTGACCTGCTCGCCCGTGAACGCCCGGATCGCGTGCTCCAGCACCTGCTGGACGCCGGTGCCGTTCGCCTGGCGCTGCCAGCCGACGAAGGGCCGGCCGTCGTATTCGATGACGAGCTTGTAGCGCATGGCGGCCTCATGCCCGCAGCGGGGCTCATTCGGCAAGGGATTCGAAGCGCGCGCCGGGTTTGAGCGGAAAGCCGCGCAGGAAGGCCTCGGCATCGAGCGGCCGTCTGCCGGCCCGCTGGAGGCGTCCGATCTCGAGCAGCCCGTCACCCGTCGCGACCAGCAGCGGCGCCGTCTCCACCACCGTGCCCGGCGGCGCCCCGCCGGAGCCGGGTGCGGGCGCGGCGGCCAGGATCCGCACCGGGGTGCCGGCAAGCTGCGTGCGCGCGCCGGGATAGGGTGCGAACGCCCGGACCTGGCGCGCGATGGCGT from Rhodothalassiaceae bacterium harbors:
- a CDS encoding outer membrane protein is translated as MTQGKWWKTALLGAVAGVALLAGQNTAARAEAGDVLVRVRGLYVLAPNDKSTALAPSVVRLKDDIVPEIDFSVFLTDNVALELIAATTRHRVGLRTPGEPDAALAKVSLLPPTLTLQYHLPLEGGFKPYAGAGVNYTIFYDSKLLPGAPLTEIHYKDRFGWALQAGFDYALGDSPWFVNADLKRIFLKTKVKTTGGAPVSPVNIDPWIFGLGIGYRF
- a CDS encoding NAD(P)H dehydrogenase (quinone); its protein translation is MAKVLVLYYSMYGHVEALAREVAAGAAEVEGTEVAVKRVPEIMPREVAEKAGAKLDQEAPVASPEELADYDAIIIGTPTRFGNMAAQMRQFWDQTGPLWMEGKLAGKLGSVFTSTATGGGNETTIVTSWTTLAHHGMIIVPLPYAKAPELLKIDEPRGGSPYGAGTLAGPDGSRQPSARERAIARAQGRHVAELAKRLFG
- the truA gene encoding tRNA pseudouridine synthase A codes for the protein MRYKLVIEYDGRPFVGWQRQANGTGVQQVLEHAIRAFTGEQVTVFAAGRTDAGVHALGQVAHVDIARPLKPHQIQGALNHHVKPWPVAVLSVEPVDEDFHARFSCRRRAYLYRIRDRRAPLTFEKGLVWRAPRPLDAAAMAEAARHLVGRHDFTTFRHVACQAASPVKTLDLLHVERAGDEVHVTAVARSFLHHQVRSMVGCLALVGMGKWRPEDVKAALEARDRRALGLNAPPDGLYFLWAAY